In Candidatus Neomarinimicrobiota bacterium, the DNA window GGTTGACGTAATTGGGAATCGGAGTTCCGCCGTTAACTTGACGGGAAAAGGGTGATGAGGAATTCGCATCCCAACCGTATTGTTCTTGGCCAGGACATAGGGCGAAAGATCCGACTGTTTCGCCCTCAGAACAAAGGTCACTTTTCCAGGAAGATGCGACTCTATGAATTTCCAGCTTTCGTGAGAGACTTCCCCATATTGCCTTAGCATCGCTTCGTCAGGAACCGCTATGCTCCAGGGACCTCCACGTCCTTTCAGCCTACTCAACCTCTCAAGGGCAGAATTGTTCCGGGGGTCCACTCCAAATCCGTAGAGGGTATCAGTGGGATAAATGAGAATCCCTCCCTCAAGGATCACCGCCTGCGCCTGCTTCAGGCAGGCTTCAGATCCATGCGGGAACCTGGTCGCTGTGGACATTTCATCTACTCCGATAGTGCAGGTTTTGTCTTCCACCTTCTGTGATACCAGAAGTACTGTTCCGGATTCTTTCTTATTTCATTCTCAAGGTGTGAAGTCACCCGTTGGATGATGGCGGTTACCGCGTCTCCATCTTTTACACTCGTGGGGATTCTGTCAAATTTCATTTGGTAGGTGCCATTTCTATTGCGGGAACAGACAGCCATAATGATGGGCGACTGTGTCTTTAGGTGAAAGACAGCCGGACCCTTGGATGTGGAGGTGGGAATCCCGAAAAAATCGACAAAAATTCCCCTCCGCCGGGCATCTTGGTCAATCGCCAATCCCACGATGCCGCCCTTCCGGAGAATGCTGATAAGGTGCCGTGGAGGTGTTTTGACGTAAAGAGGAGTTGTACCGATCCTCTGACGCAGCTTCAGGAAGAATCTGTCGGCCCCTTTGTTTTTCTGCTTTCTGACGACAACATGAAGTTCATATCCGTTCTGGGCAAACCATACCGGAATCATTTCCCAGTTGCCAAGATGTCCCGAGACGAGCACAACACCTTTGCCCTTGGCGAGGGCGTTGTCAAGACAACTGCGGTTATTCACTGATACGACTCTTCGTGTATTCACCCGTTCGATCCTGAGAGCGTCAACGAAGACCTGGCCGAAATGGGTGTACACTCTCTTCAGAATGTTGGAATAGAAGGTTTCGGGTCTATTGGGGAAAGCCATCCTCAGATGATAGCGAGCCTCCATTTTTCGCCTCGGCAAATGATGAAATGCGAATGACCCGACGCGGCTGCCGACGGTGGCGGCGGAGTGAGGCGGAAGGCGCGAAAGAAAAGCCGTTAACGCGCGCAAGAATAGGTAGGTCAGTTTTTCCTTTGGTGACACGTGTCACACGTTCCCGTGGGCACAATTTATCTGGATCAGACATGAGGAATCAAGCCATTTTCCCCCTCCGGAGCTCCCCGGCCTCAGAAGAGAGGCATGTAACGATTTGTGACTTTATCATAGCCGGTTTGTTGATGGGTTTCAATTTATTCAGTGAATACCCGGTGCTTTTTTCCTGTATCCCGACCAAATCGGGAAAAAGTACGAGACAAAACCACAGTGTAGATAATCCCACAGCGAGAAAGTAGGGGGAACGGGTAGTGTATGGGACGAAAGTCCCATGGCAATGTACAGATTGGACAATCGCCAAGAGATTCTACATGCTTCTCTTGAAGGGAAAGCGTTGACTTTTGTAACCCCCCGGAGTAAACTCGTGACCGCCATGTACTTGCGGCTCCCCGTTCTCATTTTCCTTCTTACGGTCTCCTCTCTCGTCTCATCCCAAACTGTCTATCGCGTCCCCATACACGATGTGATCGACCTGGGGTTACCTTCCTTCGTGCAAAGAGCTATTGATGAGGCGGAGAAGGAGAGTGCTTCCGCTCTCATTTTCGACGTCGACACGTTCGGCGGCCGGGTGGACGGAGCAACAAAGATCAAAGATGCGATCCTCAGCTGCACTGTACCCACCGTGGCGTTCGTCAATCGAAGGGCTATTTCCGCGGGCGCGCTCATTTCACTTTCCTGCGAAAAGGTGGTCATGACGGGAGGAGGTACCCTGGGAGCGGTAACTGCTGTGGATCTATCGGGAAAGAAGGCGAGTGAGAAGGTGATTTCCTACATGAGGGAAGAGATGGCTTCCACTGCGGAAATCCGGGGACGAAGTCCATTGATTGCTCAGGCCATGGTGGATGAAGAGATTGCATTTGAAACAGTTGTCGTCAATGGCGACACTATCGTAGCGGATGATCTACACGGGTCGAAGGAAGGAAAACTCGTCACCCTCAGCACGGAAAAGGCTCTTAAGTACAAAATGGCTGATGAGACTTTTGAGACGTTTGCGGAAATCCTCGAGTGGCTTGAACTTGAAGATGCCAGAGTAATCGATCTCCGTGTGAATTGGTCAGAAAAACTCGTTCGCTTTCTCACTGACCCGATGGTGAGTTCCCTTCTTATGACACTCGGTTTTCTGGGGCTCCTTTTTGAGCTTCAATCTCCTGGTTGGGGAATTCCCGGTACCATCGGAATCGTCTGTCTGTCTCTTTTTTTCGGGGCGACACTCTTTACGGATCTGGCAGAGCTTACGGAACTCCTCATCATTCTCGTTGGAGTTGCGCTCGTTCTTGTTGAGATTTTCTTGATTCCGGGATTTGGACTCATTGGAATCCTGGGGGGTGCTGTCATCCTTGCCGGCTTTTTCATGATCCTGTTGCCTGCCCATCCTTTCTATCTTGATTATCGAAATGCCCTCCGGGGATTGGCTATCGGTGTTGTGGGTGGGATGATCGGCCTTATTCTTATGGGTAGAGTCCTGATCCGGACCAAGTTTTGGCAGAAGATAACCTTGCCCATCAGTGAAAG includes these proteins:
- a CDS encoding Sua5/YciO/YrdC/YwlC family protein, which translates into the protein MSTATRFPHGSEACLKQAQAVILEGGILIYPTDTLYGFGVDPRNNSALERLSRLKGRGGPWSIAVPDEAMLRQYGEVSHESWKFIESHLPGKVTFVLRAKQSDLSPYVLAKNNTVGMRIPHHPFPVKLTAELRFPITST
- a CDS encoding lysophospholipid acyltransferase family protein yields the protein MSPKEKLTYLFLRALTAFLSRLPPHSAATVGSRVGSFAFHHLPRRKMEARYHLRMAFPNRPETFYSNILKRVYTHFGQVFVDALRIERVNTRRVVSVNNRSCLDNALAKGKGVVLVSGHLGNWEMIPVWFAQNGYELHVVVRKQKNKGADRFFLKLRQRIGTTPLYVKTPPRHLISILRKGGIVGLAIDQDARRRGIFVDFFGIPTSTSKGPAVFHLKTQSPIIMAVCSRNRNGTYQMKFDRIPTSVKDGDAVTAIIQRVTSHLENEIRKNPEQYFWYHRRWKTKPALSE
- a CDS encoding NfeD family protein, with product MAMYRLDNRQEILHASLEGKALTFVTPRSKLVTAMYLRLPVLIFLLTVSSLVSSQTVYRVPIHDVIDLGLPSFVQRAIDEAEKESASALIFDVDTFGGRVDGATKIKDAILSCTVPTVAFVNRRAISAGALISLSCEKVVMTGGGTLGAVTAVDLSGKKASEKVISYMREEMASTAEIRGRSPLIAQAMVDEEIAFETVVVNGDTIVADDLHGSKEGKLVTLSTEKALKYKMADETFETFAEILEWLELEDARVIDLRVNWSEKLVRFLTDPMVSSLLMTLGFLGLLFELQSPGWGIPGTIGIVCLSLFFGATLFTDLAELTELLIILVGVALVLVEIFLIPGFGLIGILGGAVILAGFFMILLPAHPFYLDYRNALRGLAIGVVGGMIGLILMGRVLIRTKFWQKITLPISERSSEGYNTSIGLEDLRGERGVAVTDLRPSGWVTVGNQKIFVVSEGEFISNGGSVRILTVDGNRVVVRKTSSSEEQSQLEGG